GGATTGGAGCATACTTTGCTTTCTGCAGGGCCCTTTTTAACAGATCCTCGTATCGGTTGACCTTTTCATTCAAATCGGCAGGCATCTTGACCACCAGGGAGTCCTTTTAACAGTATTTATTCTCTCGGTTTTTTTATTTGATCTTATTCAATCCCTTCCATAAGTTTCTCAGGACCGGCTGCAAGTTTCACAAGAGCTTCAGCTTCAAGGAAATGCAGTTTTCCGGGAATTACCAGGATATGAAGAGGCTTTCCAAAATCAAAATCCTTCAGGTTTTCTGCGTAGTCAGCTTTTACCACGGGTTTCTCAGAGCCTGCTCTTGCGATTCCCACAGCAACAGCCCTGTCCATTACCTTTTCCCTTCTTTTATTCTCAACTTCCAGCAGGAGTGCAAGCGCAAGATTGACGGTCATATACCCTTTATCTTTGTCGATGTCCAGAAAGACAAGGGTATGGAGACCAAGTTCGGAGTTTAGTTTTATGGTATCATAGGGAGTTTCCGAAATAATCCTGGCTCCTCGCCTGCTTTCGTAGGGGTACGGGATACTTGCGGATTTTCCGAAACGGTAGTTCTGAAGCCCGGTAAGCCCCGAGACTGCTGAGGTAATGGACGCCCCATGAACCAGGCGGGTTTCTATCCCGAGCTTTTCGGCCCTGAGGCGCAGGTCAACGTGAGTTGTGGAGACCATTGTATCTCCACCTGTGAGAAATACGACATTTTTGTCTTTTGCTTCATTCAGCCAATCAGGTTGCTGTTCCACATCTTCCCTTGAGAGTAAATGGACTTTCTTTTCGTAGAGATGTTCCATTTTTTTAGGGTTTGTTCCCATGAGGCAGGAAGTATAGAACTCAGCATATACAATGTCAGCTTCCTGGACAGCCTCAAGTCCTTTTAAGGAAATATCGTATTCGTCAAAAAGTCCCAGCCCTATAAATGTGAGCATAACCCGCTTTAGGAGCTTATTAGTTTAAAGCTTTTGGCGCCGCAGGCTTATCCGGGGAATCTGAGGATTTATTTACAGATTTACGGATACACTCAACGTATTTATATTTAAAAACTAATAACAGGAATAAGGCTTATAATTGTATTTATTGGAGATGTCTTTTTATGGTAAAGGTTACGCTCATTCACGCCACCTGGTGCACGGCATGTCCGGCAACACGCAGGTTTTGGAAAGGTCTTAAATCGGAATACGATTTCGAGTATGAGGAAGTTGATGTAGAGACCCCGGAGGGTCAGGCTCTTACTGATAAGTATGGCATAGTCGGGGTTCCTACAACTCTTATCGATGGTGAGCCTGCTTTTACGGGTCTTCCCAAAAAGGCCGATGCTATAGCTCGCATTACGTGAAGGCGCGTTAAAACTTTATTTTTTTAACTCATTTTTGGATTCTGGGAGGTAAGTATGTACGATCTGATTATTATAGGAGGGGGGCCCGCAGGGCTTGCAGCGGGAATTTACGCTGTTCGTTTCGGGCTTGAGACCCTTATCCTGGAAAGAAACGAGATAAGCGGCCAGATCTCTATGGCAGATATTGTGGAAAACTATCCTGGCTTTTCATCAATTTCCGGACCTGAACTGATGGAAAAATATAGAACACATGCTCTGGAAGCCGGGGTAAAGACCAAGATTACTGAAGTTGTCTCGATCCGGACAGAAGGGGCAAAAAAAATCGTCTCAACGGACAGCGGGGACCTGGAAGCAAAAGCCTTAATCATTGCCACAGGCGCAAATCCAAAGCATCTGAATGTGCCAGGAGAGAAGGAACTTATCAGCAAGGGGGTCTCCTACTGCGCAATCTGCGATGGGCCTTTTTTCAAAAACAAAACTGTAGTTGTTGTGGGCGGCGGCAACTCAGCCGTTACAGATGCTCTTCTTCTTTCAAAGATTGCCCAGAAGGTATATCTTGTCCACAGGCGGGACCGTTTGAGAGCTGCAAAAATCCTTCAGGATAGGGCCATTGCAACTCCAAACATTGAGTTCATCCTCAACACTCTTGTCCTGGAAATAGTAGGGGGCGGAGAAGGGATTAAAAAGGTCGAAAAAGTTATCCTGCAAGACCGCAACAGCAAAGAATCACGGGAGCTTTCTACTAATGGTGTTTTTATCTACGTGGGCATTCATCCGAATACTGAATTCGTTAGTGTGGAAAAAAATAATGAAGGCTTCATCAAGACCGGTCGCTGGTTGGAAACCTCAGAGAAGGGAATTTATGCCGCAGGAGATTGTCGCGACACTCCTATCTGGCAGCTTGTAGCAGCGGTGAGTGATGGAGCAATCGCAGCCACGGCTGCAAATGAATATGTAGAAAGCCTTAAATAATAAATATCCCGGAAGGGCTCAAACCAGAACTCGGTTTGGAAACTCATTCTTGCAAAGTCAACACTATTCATGCAAAAATAAAAAAGGGACAGTAAGATTGCCCTGTCCCTAACTTACGCCTTCAGGAATTCGCTTTGAAGCTTATTCCAGCATCTGGTTAATTTTATAGTAAAAATCTATGATCAATCTTGTCGCGTCGCTTTCCATATTCAACTGGAAGGTCCGGATCTGCTTTCCAAGAGGTTTTTCTATGACAATACCCGTATCTATTAGCGGGGTAATGACTCTTGATACACTGGAGTGGGAAAGACCGGTCTCTTCTGCTATCCCTGATAGGTAGGTTGATTCGTTCTGGTGCTCGATCAGATTTTTAAGGACGGTCATCTGTGCGGTTTTTCCAAAGATTTTTTCAAGTGGGTCCATTGTTATCATCTCAGAGGTGGCTGTTCTCTGTAAGTGATTATTATTTCCAATATTAACTTGCTATTTACGGTTATAAACTTATCTCATTATTGGTTAGTCAGGCGATTCATACAAAATCTCCTAAATATTTGGAGAACTCCGTTTTCCCTCGCTTCACTGTGTATATTTTTAGAGATTCTCTTCTTTTTAATATTTGAGAAATGTTTAATACCTAAGAAAATCTATACTGTATGAGGTGGAGGGAAATGCATAACATTAATCTTGACCGTGAAATTTTAAAGCTTATAGAAGAACAACCTGAGATAAGTGAAAGAGATATTGCCCGAACTCTTTCTGTTTCGGAAGAGTTAGTAAAAGTTAGGATTGAAAACCTTCATGATGTCAGGGAAAAAATCCTGATTATGGGTGATGAGCAGAATATCCACCATGCCCTTAAGAAGGTTCTTGAAGCTGAAAACTACAACGTTGTCAATGCCTCGGACAGCATTTCAGTCCTTGAAGCAGTAAATGCAGAAAGACCAGACCTGGTACTGCTTGATACAGCTTTTCTGAATACAGATGGCTTTGAAATCTGCAGACAACTTAAAGCCAGCCCAAGGTGCTGGTGGATTCCTGTTATGATGATGAGTGAAAGGAATAAAGCAGAAGACAGTGTTAAAGCCTTTAAATCAGGAGCTGACGATTGCGTTGCCGTGCCTTTTAATCCTCTGGAATTGAAAGCAAGGGTAGGGATGGTTCTGAGACGTAGCCGGATTTGAATCAGGGAGAAAATTTACTTTCTTATAAGCAGTAATACTCTTATAAGGAAATCAGATCTATTTAAAGGTGAAATTTCCTTTTCTTTCTCCTTTTCAGGTTCTGCATACTCTAACAGATTGTTCAGGGGTTTGAAATTTGCCAGATTTCTTTGATGCATCTTAAGAGTTTTATTTACACACTTCTGAAGATATCCTCTTTACTTACATCCTATTAATATGCTTATCAATTCTGTTTATAACATTTACTCAAAAATTGCTTGAAATGAATCTTACTAAATTTAGTTATTTAGTCCCCTGGATATAAGTGGGATAATTTTTAATAATTTTATCAAAGATACTTTTTACAAATCCTATTATACACTCTTTAAAATGGAGCACTTCATTAAAATTACAGATTCTTCTAAAATTACATTTTCCTGTTAGAATCAAATTTATCCTGATAATTAGATTTTCCGTAAATATTACATGGCTTCGTTGAAATTCCTTGAGAACCCTGCCGCAACTTCGATATTAGGGTGACAGGTAATGATCTCCATACAGGTCGCACATAGAAATCGGCTTCTTTTTATCCGGAAGACATCTGCCCTACCTTTGCTTATTTGCTTTTCAGGGGGAATCTGGAAAACTTTTTGGCAGAAATGGGGCTTGACTGCTATGTACAAAAGAAGAGGGATACATAAAATCTACAACAAGTGTGTCGATATACAAATAATGGTGAGTGTATATAATCTATACCAATTATGTATTCGTCAAATGATATTAAATTTATTGATTTATTATCTAAAATACCACAGGTTTGTTATATATATGCCTAACCCAGAATTCTATTTGTAAAACTATATTTTTAAAATAATATTGTTTATGAATATTTCAAAATGTTTAAAAAAGAATAAAACGTAAATTATTGTGCGTAACTGTTTATCTGTCCTTACATATGATAAGGAACTAAAGTACAAAACCAATTTGATGCTCTAAAAGCATATAATATTGTTGTTTAATATTGTTGTTTAATGTAGATGTGGTAAAGCGGTGGAAAAACGTAGCTCAAAAAGGTGTGGTAAAATTATGACTTCAAATGAATGGTACAATAAAGGCGTTGCACTCCATGAACTAAAAAGGTTTGCAGAAGCTCTGGATGCATACAATAAGGCTCTTGAAATAAGCCCTGATAATGCAAAAATCTTGTTTAGCAAAGGGATTGTACTCAAAAGCCTCATGAAGTACGAGGAGGCTCTTGATGCTTTTGACAGGTCTCTTAAGATCAATCCTGACGATGCTAGAACCTGGTGCTTCAAAGCTGAACTTCTCTTAGATCTCATGCAATACGAGGAAGCTCTGGATGCATTCTACAGGGCTATATCCCTTGCTCCTGAAGACCCGGAAATATGGTACAGGCGTGGAATGGCTTTCAGGGAGATGAGAGCATACGAAGATGCAATGGATGACCTTGAGAAAGCTATTCGGCTCTATTCAAAGAACTACGACATGGGCTCTATGAGTGCAAGCGAATGGTGCAAGAAAGGAATGGGGCTTTGTAAAATAAAGAGTTATCAGGAAGCTCTTGATGCTTTTAACAGGGCACTTGAGTTAAACCCGACTAACGGAAAAGCCCTTTACAACAAAGGAGTTGCTCTGCGCTGGCTCGGGAAGAATGATGAAGCAAGATTATACATTGAGAAAGCTGTGGAGATTTTTGAGAACAAGATCAAAGCAAATCCCGAGAATGCAAGATTCTGGTACAACAAGGGAATTGCTCTAAGAGACCTTGAGAAATACAAAGAAGCGCTTGAAGCTTTCGAAAAAGCTATAAATATCAACCCGAGCTTTACAAAGGCCTGGATTGGTAAAGGAATAGTATACGACAGGGTTAAGAAACACCAGAAAGCAATGGAAGCCTACGAAAGGGCAGTCGATATAAACCCTATATACTCAGACCTTATTTAAGCAACCTTAATTATAGAGCATTTTTCAGATAAACTACAGAAGAAGCCAGAAAAAGCCGTTAGCCAGAAAAACTCGTTAACCAGAAAAAGCCGTTAGCCAGAAAACTTGTTAAGGGATTAACAGGCATGGCGGCTGAAATTATCTTTTTTTCTTATTCTTGTATCTGACTGACTTTTATTTACGGATCAATTTGATTTTTCTTTATATACCTGTCTGAACATAACATGCCATTCAGGGTGCCGATATATCCTATCAGATCCTGAAAGGTTTTAAGCTGAAAATCAAAGCATTGTTCTGTTTCTTCTGTGGGTCTCCAGTCTCCATAGGAAGCATATGCTGTTTTTAAGCCTAGTCTGCGTGCAGGAGCCATATCTCTTTTAATGCTATCTCCCACCACAAGACTTTCTTCTGGCTTTAGCCCGAGGATATCAAGAGCAAAGAGAAAATGGGCAGGATCCGGTTTTTTCGTACCTGTCATATCTGCAGACACAAGGAGTTCAAATGAATCAAGAAGCCCTACTTTCATAAGTCTTGCACGGGCATGGTACCTATCGGAGTCGGTTATTATTGCAAGCCTGAGACCAAGTTTCTTCAGTTCCTCAAGGGTGTCCCTTACCCCGGGATATAGTTCAAGGTTTTGCAGTTTTTCCCTGTCATAGATCTCACAGCACTGCAGATATGCCTGTTCTGTGAAAACCTTTCTCTCCTGCATGTAGTCCTTTATGTTTTCATAATCTTCAAACCCGTAAGTTCCCCTGAGGAAATAACTGAAAAGTTCTGCAGGATCCTCCTTAAGGTTCCTATCTCCCCCTCCAAGATAGGAAAGGATCTCCCTGCATGCAATGAGTTTTACGGCTACGAAATCAAAAAGAGTGTTGTCCATATCAAAAAGAACAGCTTTCAGAATTTCCGGGCGATTTTGCTGTACATTCTTCCAAACACTTACCATAGTTTCCCTGATTGGTTTCATTCTCTCGGATCTATTTTACGTTTTCCGGATTTTTCTGATCTTCTTCTTTTTCTATTCCCCTTTTCCGGACTTTTCAGACTACTTTTTGGGGAGAGGCTATAAAAGCCATAAATGACAGATGTATAGATCATAAAGAACAATAGGCTTAAGTAGATAACGAACACGACATTTGAAAAATGTTGGGTCTTAATTGTAAAAGATAATAAAGGGAATTTGGACATGAACTCTGGAAAACAAAAGGACGAACCTTTCGCAAGAGGGGAAAAAGATGAAAAAACTGAAACAGAAGAGGGGGCTGTTTCCGGGGATATGTATGTACTGGACGACTCGGGAAGTGTGGCAGGAGAAGAAGTCAGCAACGAAATTCTTGCAGCCGAACTTAATGAGTGTGGTCTTGATCTTCTCAGGCTTGGTAAGTTTAATGAAGCAATAGTTGCCTTTGATAAGGCGATTGACAGAGATCCAATGAATATTTATCTATTGAATAATAAGGCTGCAGCTCTTGAAAGCCTTGGACAGTTTGAGGGAGCTCTCAAACTCTATCAAAAAGCTATTGAAATAAATTCTGAAGATGCAGATATCTGGAACAACATGGCTTTTTCCTACTCCCAGGTGGGAGAATATGACAGAGCAGTCGAAGCCTATGAAAAAGCTCTTGAGCTCAAGCCGGATTATCCCAACGCATGGTATGGAAAAGCCCTGAACCTCAGCCAGGCAGAAAAATACGAAGAGGCTGTTGAAGCCTATGATAAAGTCCTTGAGGAAAATTCGGAGTATAAAGAGGCATGGGCAGGAAGGGGTATAGCTCTCGGACAGATGGGAAACTACGATGAAGCAATAGTTGCATACGATAAAGCACTCGGCATTGACCCTGATTTTCTTGAAGCCTGGTATTACAAAGGAGTGGATTTAGATAGCCTTGGCAGTTACAAGCAGGCTCTGAAAGCCTATGAAAAAGCCGTGGAAATTGACCCTAAAAATGACGATGCTTGGAATAATATGGGGATAGACCTGGAAAATCTGGAGAGGTATGAGGAAGCAATCAACGCATTTGAAAAAGCAATTGAGATCAATTCCGAAAACTCCGATGTCTGGTATAACAAAGGCTTTACCCTCAGCCAGATGCAGAGGTTTGAAGAAGCTGTCGAAGCATACAGAAAAGCCACACAGCTTGACCCTGAATATCTGGAAGCCTACTCAAGCCTCGGCTTTGTGTTAGCTCAACTCAAACGCTTTGAAGAAGCCCTGGAAACCTATGAAAAGGCACTTAAGCTCGATCCGGAAACTGCCGACTCCTGGTTTGGAAAAGCTGTCTGCCTGAGTTTCCTCGGACGTGAAGAAGAAGCTGAGGGTGCATATAGAAAAGCTGTGGAAATCAACCCCAGATATTCTGAGATCGGGGGGGACATTCAGTAAATTCGGAAAGATTTTCCCTTCTGATTTTACATTCTTTTTCTTTTTCGATATATAGAACTATAGTCATGTACTAAAATAAATAGACATGGATCTCTCTTTAAATTAAGAGACACTTCCCCACAGGGTGGAGCGGATGAGTCAACTACCCCTGAGCTAAAGACTCAGGGGTTTCCTGATGAAGGTTTATGAATGGAAGGATGGATTCTTTACAAGAGTGCGGCTGCCGAATTAAGGCCCGACCTGTACGAAATTCACCGCTTCATCAAGGTTGCGGGTGAAAAGGGAATAGAGCTCAGGGTAGTAAAGCCCGACCAGTTCGACCTTATTGTAACAAGAGATGACAGGAAAAGCATTCTTCTGGATGGGGAAGTTGTCCCTCTTCCGGACTTTCTCCTGCCGAGAATGGGTGCAGGTACAACCTACTTCGCACTTGCGATTATCCGCCACCTGGAACGCCTCGGAGTCCGTGTTTTTAATTCTTCGCAGAGCATTGATACCGTCAAGGACAAACTCTACTCCCAGCAGATCCTGGCAGAAAGAGGAATTTCCTCTCCCAGAACAATGTTTGCCAAAAACCCGGTTAACATAGCTCTGGTTGAAAAATACCTGGGTTTCCCCCTTATAGTAAAAGCCCTCTCTGGCTCCATGGGCAAAGGCATCTTCCTCTCGGAAAAACACGACAATTTCCGGGACCTTATGGAACTGATCCACGTAACCAACCCCAATGCAAACATAATCCTTCAGGAGTTTATTAAATCCAGCCTTGGAAGAGATCTCCGAATCCTCGTAATCGGAGGCCGGGCAGTCGCCTGTATGGAAAGAATCGCTCCCGCAGGCAGTTTCAAGTCCAACTATTCCAGAGGCGGAGAAGTCCGCAAATTCGACATGACCCCCGAGATAGAACAGCTGGCAACCGAAACCGCTCGCACTTTTGGCCTCGACATCGCCGGCATTGACCTCCTCTTCAACGGCGACCATTTCAAAGTCTGCGAGGCTAATTCTTCCCCCGGCTTCGAAGGCATAGAAGAATGCTGCGAAATCAATGTTGCAGGCATGATTTATGATTTTGTGAGAGAAAGGGTGGGGGAAAAGTAAAGGCCAGGTCGGTTCTATTTTGCCGCTAGAAAACTATGCAGATTTCCAGTACCAGATCTTTTCATGCTCGCCGAAGTGAGCGGAGCTTTAAAAAAAGTTCAAGATACTTTTGCCTGGTATTAAAGTTCAACTTACAAATTGGTTTTCTATTGTTGAGCTCATCCCAAAACCAATTTTATAGGAAGAAGCGTAAAACTCATGAAATCTTAATTTCATGGGATATAAACGTCAACTTCTTTGACATTATTTTTGATATGTGTTGCCTTCATACGTACCCTCGTCTAATATTATATTAGATTAAGGTATGAGTAAATCAAGCAATTTTTTTCCAAAAGTTTACCATCAGATTCGATAGGTTTTGAATAAACCCACTCTAGAATGAGTTTGTCTTTTCTGGAATGACAGAAAGCTCTTAAAAATAAGGCTATTTGAAATGGGTTCAGTAACTTGAGAACCAGAAAAAGAATAAATTTGGCTTAATTGATAGAAAAACGATGTATTTAAAATCGCATATCTAAAAAATGGCAGTTTAAAAGCTATGTATTCCAATCAAAAAATGATAGCTGTTTTTGAATACCTTCATTCGTCTATATTACGATATTTGTCAAGCTCGGTGAACCTGCTACCTGATTTTTATACTGTGACCTGCTAAAATTAAAAAGCAGGCTTCTAAGCTGCCACTTTCACTATTTAATTAGTAGGAGTTACTTTGATTACTCCTGTCCTGTTTGTAGTGGT
The Methanosarcina sp. WWM596 DNA segment above includes these coding regions:
- a CDS encoding helix-turn-helix domain-containing protein; the protein is MDPLEKIFGKTAQMTVLKNLIEHQNESTYLSGIAEETGLSHSSVSRVITPLIDTGIVIEKPLGKQIRTFQLNMESDATRLIIDFYYKINQMLE
- a CDS encoding tetratricopeptide repeat protein, which gives rise to MNSGKQKDEPFARGEKDEKTETEEGAVSGDMYVLDDSGSVAGEEVSNEILAAELNECGLDLLRLGKFNEAIVAFDKAIDRDPMNIYLLNNKAAALESLGQFEGALKLYQKAIEINSEDADIWNNMAFSYSQVGEYDRAVEAYEKALELKPDYPNAWYGKALNLSQAEKYEEAVEAYDKVLEENSEYKEAWAGRGIALGQMGNYDEAIVAYDKALGIDPDFLEAWYYKGVDLDSLGSYKQALKAYEKAVEIDPKNDDAWNNMGIDLENLERYEEAINAFEKAIEINSENSDVWYNKGFTLSQMQRFEEAVEAYRKATQLDPEYLEAYSSLGFVLAQLKRFEEALETYEKALKLDPETADSWFGKAVCLSFLGREEEAEGAYRKAVEINPRYSEIGGDIQ
- a CDS encoding response regulator, with the translated sequence MHNINLDREILKLIEEQPEISERDIARTLSVSEELVKVRIENLHDVREKILIMGDEQNIHHALKKVLEAENYNVVNASDSISVLEAVNAERPDLVLLDTAFLNTDGFEICRQLKASPRCWWIPVMMMSERNKAEDSVKAFKSGADDCVAVPFNPLELKARVGMVLRRSRI
- the dph5 gene encoding diphthine synthase, translated to MLTFIGLGLFDEYDISLKGLEAVQEADIVYAEFYTSCLMGTNPKKMEHLYEKKVHLLSREDVEQQPDWLNEAKDKNVVFLTGGDTMVSTTHVDLRLRAEKLGIETRLVHGASITSAVSGLTGLQNYRFGKSASIPYPYESRRGARIISETPYDTIKLNSELGLHTLVFLDIDKDKGYMTVNLALALLLEVENKRREKVMDRAVAVGIARAGSEKPVVKADYAENLKDFDFGKPLHILVIPGKLHFLEAEALVKLAAGPEKLMEGIE
- a CDS encoding tetratricopeptide repeat protein — encoded protein: MTSNEWYNKGVALHELKRFAEALDAYNKALEISPDNAKILFSKGIVLKSLMKYEEALDAFDRSLKINPDDARTWCFKAELLLDLMQYEEALDAFYRAISLAPEDPEIWYRRGMAFREMRAYEDAMDDLEKAIRLYSKNYDMGSMSASEWCKKGMGLCKIKSYQEALDAFNRALELNPTNGKALYNKGVALRWLGKNDEARLYIEKAVEIFENKIKANPENARFWYNKGIALRDLEKYKEALEAFEKAININPSFTKAWIGKGIVYDRVKKHQKAMEAYERAVDINPIYSDLI
- a CDS encoding HAD family hydrolase; translation: MKPIRETMVSVWKNVQQNRPEILKAVLFDMDNTLFDFVAVKLIACREILSYLGGGDRNLKEDPAELFSYFLRGTYGFEDYENIKDYMQERKVFTEQAYLQCCEIYDREKLQNLELYPGVRDTLEELKKLGLRLAIITDSDRYHARARLMKVGLLDSFELLVSADMTGTKKPDPAHFLFALDILGLKPEESLVVGDSIKRDMAPARRLGLKTAYASYGDWRPTEETEQCFDFQLKTFQDLIGYIGTLNGMLCSDRYIKKNQIDP
- a CDS encoding thioredoxin family protein; protein product: MVKVTLIHATWCTACPATRRFWKGLKSEYDFEYEEVDVETPEGQALTDKYGIVGVPTTLIDGEPAFTGLPKKADAIARIT
- the trxB gene encoding thioredoxin-disulfide reductase encodes the protein MYDLIIIGGGPAGLAAGIYAVRFGLETLILERNEISGQISMADIVENYPGFSSISGPELMEKYRTHALEAGVKTKITEVVSIRTEGAKKIVSTDSGDLEAKALIIATGANPKHLNVPGEKELISKGVSYCAICDGPFFKNKTVVVVGGGNSAVTDALLLSKIAQKVYLVHRRDRLRAAKILQDRAIATPNIEFILNTLVLEIVGGGEGIKKVEKVILQDRNSKESRELSTNGVFIYVGIHPNTEFVSVEKNNEGFIKTGRWLETSEKGIYAAGDCRDTPIWQLVAAVSDGAIAATAANEYVESLK
- a CDS encoding RimK family alpha-L-glutamate ligase → MEGWILYKSAAAELRPDLYEIHRFIKVAGEKGIELRVVKPDQFDLIVTRDDRKSILLDGEVVPLPDFLLPRMGAGTTYFALAIIRHLERLGVRVFNSSQSIDTVKDKLYSQQILAERGISSPRTMFAKNPVNIALVEKYLGFPLIVKALSGSMGKGIFLSEKHDNFRDLMELIHVTNPNANIILQEFIKSSLGRDLRILVIGGRAVACMERIAPAGSFKSNYSRGGEVRKFDMTPEIEQLATETARTFGLDIAGIDLLFNGDHFKVCEANSSPGFEGIEECCEINVAGMIYDFVRERVGEK